The following proteins are encoded in a genomic region of Rhizobium sp. CCGE531:
- a CDS encoding DUF2306 domain-containing protein, which yields MTLEPLLNASIAIHVHVAAVIPAALLGAYLLLRPKGTPMHRLFGKIWLVLMVITALSSFFIHQINMFYGFSPIHLLSIYVLFGCWGAIANARKHNIEAHKRIVRGLYFGGIVGAGAFTLIPGRIMNKVAFDGDEIAPLLVAAGIGIALLWLMSKEMWRRRRLT from the coding sequence ATGACACTCGAGCCGCTTCTCAATGCCTCAATCGCGATCCACGTCCATGTCGCGGCCGTCATTCCCGCCGCCTTGCTCGGCGCCTATCTCCTCCTCAGGCCGAAGGGGACGCCAATGCACCGTCTGTTCGGCAAGATATGGCTGGTCCTGATGGTGATCACGGCGCTGTCGAGCTTCTTCATTCACCAGATCAACATGTTTTACGGCTTCAGCCCCATTCACCTGCTTTCGATATACGTTCTGTTCGGTTGCTGGGGCGCCATCGCCAATGCCCGCAAGCACAACATCGAGGCGCACAAGCGCATCGTCAGAGGCCTTTACTTTGGCGGTATTGTCGGCGCGGGTGCGTTTACGCTCATTCCAGGCCGCATCATGAACAAAGTGGCCTTCGATGGCGATGAAATTGCCCCACTTCTGGTCGCGGCGGGTATAGGCATCGCGCTTTTATGGCTGATGTCGAAAGAAATGTGGCGCCGTCGCCGTTTAACCTGA
- a CDS encoding aldo/keto reductase has protein sequence MEKRQLGKTGPQVSALGLGCMGMSGMYGPSDRAESIATIHAALDAGINLLDTGDFYGMGHNEMLIGEAIKGLKRDDFLLSVKFGALRDPAGAWLGYDARPAAIRNFLAYSLQRLGVDHIDVYRPARLDPNVPIEDQVGAMADLIKAGYIRHIGLSEVGADTIRRAAAVHPIVDLQIEYSLISRGIEDKILPACRELGIGITAYGVLSRGLISGHWQKDGAEKGDFRSLSPRFQTGNVEKNLELVEALREIAEAKGVSVAQIAIAWVAAQGKEIVPVIGARRRDRLTEALGALSVELSDADMAAIERVIPKDAAAGGRYPEAQLTHLDSEK, from the coding sequence ATGGAAAAGCGTCAATTGGGAAAAACAGGACCGCAGGTATCGGCGCTCGGCCTCGGCTGCATGGGAATGTCGGGCATGTATGGCCCGTCCGACCGGGCCGAGAGCATCGCCACCATCCATGCCGCGCTCGATGCCGGGATCAACCTGCTCGACACGGGCGATTTCTACGGCATGGGCCACAATGAGATGCTGATCGGCGAAGCCATCAAGGGGTTGAAGCGAGACGATTTCCTGCTGAGCGTCAAGTTCGGCGCCCTGCGCGACCCCGCCGGCGCCTGGCTCGGCTACGATGCCCGACCGGCGGCAATCAGGAATTTCCTCGCCTATTCGCTGCAGCGTCTCGGCGTCGATCATATCGACGTCTATCGCCCTGCCCGCCTTGACCCGAACGTGCCGATCGAAGACCAGGTCGGCGCGATGGCCGACCTCATCAAAGCTGGTTACATCAGGCATATCGGCCTATCGGAAGTCGGCGCGGACACTATCCGCCGCGCCGCCGCAGTTCATCCGATCGTCGACCTGCAGATCGAATATTCGCTGATCTCGCGCGGCATCGAAGACAAAATCCTGCCGGCCTGCCGCGAACTCGGTATAGGCATCACCGCCTATGGCGTCCTCTCGCGCGGCCTCATCAGCGGTCATTGGCAGAAAGACGGTGCTGAGAAAGGCGATTTCCGCAGCCTGAGCCCGCGTTTCCAGACGGGAAACGTGGAAAAGAACCTGGAGCTCGTGGAAGCCCTGCGAGAGATCGCCGAGGCGAAGGGCGTCAGCGTCGCCCAGATCGCGATCGCCTGGGTCGCAGCCCAGGGCAAGGAGATTGTCCCGGTCATCGGCGCCCGCCGCCGCGACCGCCTGACGGAAGCCTTAGGCGCACTGTCAGTCGAATTGTCGGACGCCGATATGGCTGCGATAGAGCGCGTAATCCCCAAGGATGCCGCCGCCGGAGGCCGCTACCCCGAAGCGCAGCTGACACATCTCGACAGCGAGAAGTGA
- a CDS encoding LytTR family DNA-binding domain-containing protein, protein MDHTFLQSTLRELRIIQRSPRFWATFVTIVLIFALTGPYGTFARLTPGARLGYWLVLQAMAWSIAIVFSVVAEILLRRHVSSMFARMMIGSIAAALPIGFGISLVELAFFGTTSTVIDSLRQSLGAIPLCALFCILSYLTMHRQIAMAAQGSDATETKATLAAAAELRTLASQPPILSRLKPENRGALVRLTVRDHYTEVVTTRGRELILLRFGDALMEIGNTEGMRLHRSHWISTEHVAHLKRDNGKLIVIARDGVAVPVSRSYAEAVRHRFD, encoded by the coding sequence GTGGATCACACCTTTCTGCAATCCACGCTTCGCGAATTGCGGATCATCCAGCGTTCACCGCGTTTCTGGGCGACCTTTGTCACGATCGTCCTGATCTTTGCTCTCACTGGCCCCTACGGCACCTTTGCCCGGCTGACGCCGGGAGCCCGGCTCGGCTATTGGCTGGTTCTCCAGGCCATGGCCTGGTCCATCGCCATCGTCTTCTCCGTCGTCGCCGAAATCCTTCTGCGCAGGCATGTATCGAGCATGTTCGCCCGGATGATGATCGGATCCATCGCCGCCGCATTGCCGATAGGCTTCGGCATCTCGCTCGTCGAGCTAGCCTTCTTCGGAACGACGTCCACGGTAATCGACAGCCTGCGTCAGTCGCTTGGCGCGATACCGCTTTGTGCCCTTTTTTGTATTTTGTCCTATCTGACCATGCACCGGCAGATAGCAATGGCGGCGCAGGGATCGGACGCCACGGAGACGAAAGCCACGCTCGCCGCCGCAGCCGAGCTCAGAACCCTGGCTTCTCAGCCGCCGATTCTATCGCGCCTGAAGCCGGAAAACCGGGGGGCATTGGTAAGGCTCACCGTTCGCGATCACTATACCGAAGTCGTAACGACACGCGGGCGGGAGCTCATCCTGCTGCGTTTCGGCGATGCACTCATGGAAATCGGCAATACGGAGGGCATGCGCCTGCACCGATCCCACTGGATCTCGACGGAGCACGTCGCCCACCTGAAACGCGACAACGGCAAGCTTATCGTCATCGCGCGTGACGGCGTTGCGGTGCCCGTCAGCCGTTCCTATGCCGAAGCTGTCCGGCACCGTTTCGATTGA
- a CDS encoding neutral zinc metallopeptidase, which translates to MDWKGRRQSDNVEDERGSSPMGGTGGGGFRFPGGGIGGGGLSFRTIIVLIVIFLILRAMGVDVIGLLQQSGMLEGGGSGYQQSTSNNSGGAQPANDEMKQFVSTVLADTEDTWTGIFKSMGQTYTDPKLVLFSGSFPSACGQASAATGPFYCPSDQKVYLDMAFFKQMKDQFGASGDFAQAYVIAHEVGHHVQDLLGILPKFNQARRNMSEVDANKMSVRIELQADCFAGIWGKFTQQKGILQTGDLEEALNAAQQIGDDTLQKRTQGYVVPDSFNHGTSAQRMKWFKQGFDSGKLSDCDTLNNPV; encoded by the coding sequence ATGGATTGGAAGGGGCGTCGGCAATCCGACAATGTCGAGGACGAGCGCGGCTCATCGCCCATGGGCGGCACGGGTGGCGGCGGCTTCCGGTTTCCCGGTGGGGGTATCGGCGGGGGCGGCTTGAGTTTCCGCACCATTATCGTGCTGATCGTCATCTTCCTGATCCTGAGGGCGATGGGCGTCGACGTTATCGGCCTGCTGCAGCAAAGCGGCATGCTGGAGGGCGGAGGTTCCGGATATCAGCAGAGCACCTCCAACAACAGCGGTGGGGCTCAGCCGGCCAATGACGAGATGAAGCAGTTCGTCTCGACTGTTCTCGCCGATACGGAAGACACCTGGACCGGCATCTTCAAGTCGATGGGCCAGACCTATACGGATCCAAAGCTGGTGCTGTTCTCCGGCAGTTTCCCCTCGGCCTGCGGGCAAGCTTCGGCTGCCACCGGCCCCTTCTATTGCCCAAGCGATCAGAAGGTCTATCTCGACATGGCCTTCTTCAAGCAGATGAAAGACCAGTTCGGCGCATCTGGCGATTTTGCGCAGGCCTATGTGATCGCGCATGAAGTCGGCCACCATGTTCAGGACCTGCTCGGCATCCTGCCGAAGTTCAATCAGGCCCGCCGCAACATGAGCGAGGTGGATGCCAACAAGATGTCGGTGCGGATCGAGCTGCAGGCCGATTGCTTTGCCGGTATCTGGGGCAAGTTCACGCAGCAGAAGGGCATATTGCAGACCGGCGATCTCGAAGAGGCCTTGAACGCCGCGCAGCAGATCGGCGACGATACGCTGCAGAAGCGAACCCAGGGCTACGTCGTTCCCGACAGCTTCAACCACGGCACTTCGGCGCAGCGCATGAAGTGGTTCAAGCAGGGCTTCGATTCCGGCAAGCTCAGCGATTGCGATACGCTGAACAATCCCGTCTGA